A region of Streptomyces deccanensis DNA encodes the following proteins:
- a CDS encoding aldehyde dehydrogenase, with the protein MTELVEHGQLFIGGELTDPLGADVIEVVSPHSEEVIGRVPHASRADVDRAVAAARRAFDHGPWPRTTLDERIAVVTRIKDAFAVRHEEFARIISAENGTPFTSSVMVQALASMMAWDAAITTARDFTYEERRDGVLGQILVRREPVGVVAAVVPWNVPQFTAAAKLAPALLAGCPAILKVSPETPLDAYLLAEIAAEAGLPEGVLSILPADREVSEYLVGHPGVDKVSFTGSVAAGKRVMEVAARNLTRVTLELGGKSAAVILPDADAQTAVNGIAPFAWMINGQACVAQTRILVPRTRYDEFAEAFAAYASALKVGDPLDPATELGPLVAARQQRRSLDYIRIGQEEGAKILTGGGRPAHLERGWYVEPTLFGDVDNTMRIAREEIFGPVICLLPYGDENEAVRIANDSDYGLSGSVWTADDERGIDVARRVRTGTYSVNTFSLDMLGPFGGYKNSGLGREFGPEGYGEYLEHKMIHLPAGYEPPAGVTAGKGVG; encoded by the coding sequence ATGACCGAACTCGTGGAACACGGACAGCTGTTCATCGGCGGGGAGTTGACCGACCCCCTGGGCGCGGACGTCATCGAGGTGGTCTCGCCGCACTCGGAGGAGGTCATCGGCCGCGTCCCGCACGCCTCGCGCGCGGACGTCGACCGGGCCGTGGCCGCCGCACGCCGTGCCTTCGACCACGGCCCCTGGCCCCGTACGACCCTCGACGAACGGATCGCGGTCGTCACCCGGATCAAGGACGCCTTCGCCGTGCGCCACGAGGAGTTCGCCCGGATCATCAGCGCCGAGAACGGCACCCCGTTCACCTCCAGCGTGATGGTGCAGGCCCTCGCGTCGATGATGGCCTGGGACGCGGCGATCACCACCGCCCGCGACTTCACCTACGAGGAGCGCCGCGACGGCGTGCTCGGCCAGATCCTCGTCCGGCGCGAGCCGGTCGGGGTGGTCGCGGCGGTCGTCCCCTGGAACGTGCCGCAGTTCACCGCCGCCGCCAAACTCGCCCCCGCCCTCCTCGCCGGCTGTCCGGCGATCCTGAAGGTGTCGCCCGAAACCCCCCTGGACGCCTATCTGTTGGCGGAGATAGCCGCCGAGGCCGGCCTGCCCGAGGGCGTGCTCTCGATCCTTCCCGCCGACCGGGAGGTCAGCGAGTACCTGGTCGGGCACCCGGGCGTCGACAAGGTCTCCTTCACCGGCTCGGTCGCCGCAGGCAAGCGCGTCATGGAGGTCGCCGCCCGCAACCTCACCCGCGTCACCCTGGAGTTGGGCGGCAAGTCGGCGGCCGTGATCCTCCCCGACGCCGACGCGCAGACCGCCGTGAACGGCATCGCCCCCTTCGCCTGGATGATCAACGGCCAGGCGTGCGTGGCCCAGACCCGCATCCTCGTCCCGCGCACCCGCTACGACGAGTTCGCCGAGGCCTTCGCGGCCTACGCCTCCGCGCTGAAGGTCGGCGACCCCCTGGACCCGGCCACCGAACTCGGCCCGCTCGTGGCCGCCCGCCAGCAGCGCCGCAGCCTCGACTACATCCGCATCGGCCAGGAGGAGGGCGCCAAGATCCTCACCGGCGGCGGCCGGCCGGCGCACCTGGAGCGCGGCTGGTACGTCGAGCCGACCCTCTTCGGCGACGTCGACAACACGATGCGCATCGCCCGCGAGGAGATCTTCGGCCCGGTCATCTGCCTCCTCCCGTACGGCGACGAGAACGAGGCCGTCCGGATCGCCAACGACTCCGACTACGGTCTCAGCGGCAGCGTCTGGACCGCCGACGACGAACGCGGCATCGACGTCGCCCGCCGGGTCCGCACCGGTACCTACTCGGTCAACACCTTCAGCCTCGACATGCTCGGCCCCTTCGGCGGCTACAAGAACTCCGGGCTGGGGCGCGAGTTCGGCCCCGAGGGGTACGGCGAGTACCTGGAGCACAAGATGATCCACCTGCCCGCCGGCTACGAGCCGCCCGCCGGTGTCACGGCGGGCAAGGGGGTCGGGTGA
- a CDS encoding ABC transporter ATP-binding protein, producing MIRFEDVSVTYDGAAEPTVRGVDFEVPEGELVLLVGPSGVGKSTVLGAVSGLVPHFTGGTLSGRVTVAGRDTRTHKPRELADVVGTVGQDPLAHFVTDTVEDELAYGMESLGIAPDVMRRRVEETLDLLGLADLRDRPIATLSGGQRQRVAIGSVLTPHPRVLVLDEPTSALDPAAAEEVLAVLQRLVHDLGTTVLMAEHRLERVVQYADRVALLPAPGAPPVLGAPAEVMAVSPVYPPVVDLGRLAGWSPLPLTIRDARRQAEPLRETLALKGRGELRDQPQSTRTPHTTEAPELPPAPRSPLLRRLLGKSRTPQPPSPHPSPPPSPATVTALSVHHGRVHALTHVSLTVTPGETLALMGRNGAGKSTLLSALVGLVEPAAGSVRVGGLVPHRTAPADLVRRVGLVPQEPRDLLYTDTVAAECAAADRDAGAAPGTCRALASELLPGIGDDTHPRDLSEGQRLALALAVVLTARPPLLLLDEPTRGLDYAAKARLVTHLRALAADGHAIVLATHDVELAAELAHRVLILADGEVVADGPTAEVVVGSPSFAPQVTKILAPQPWLTTTEVRRALRTTTPAPEPERPAAPTREEHP from the coding sequence ATGATCCGCTTCGAGGACGTGTCCGTGACGTACGACGGAGCGGCCGAACCCACCGTCCGGGGCGTGGACTTCGAGGTCCCGGAGGGTGAACTCGTGCTGCTCGTCGGGCCGTCGGGGGTCGGCAAGTCGACCGTGCTCGGGGCGGTGAGCGGGCTCGTGCCGCACTTCACCGGGGGCACCCTGAGCGGCCGGGTGACGGTGGCCGGGCGGGACACCCGCACGCACAAGCCGCGTGAACTCGCCGACGTGGTCGGCACGGTGGGCCAGGATCCGCTGGCGCACTTCGTCACGGACACGGTCGAGGACGAACTCGCCTACGGGATGGAGTCGTTGGGCATCGCCCCGGACGTCATGCGGCGCCGGGTGGAGGAGACGCTCGACCTGCTGGGTCTCGCCGATCTCCGCGACCGCCCGATCGCCACGCTCTCCGGCGGGCAGCGGCAGCGCGTCGCGATCGGGTCCGTGCTCACCCCGCACCCCCGTGTGCTCGTCCTCGACGAGCCGACGTCCGCCCTGGACCCGGCGGCCGCCGAGGAGGTCCTGGCCGTGCTCCAGCGACTCGTCCACGACCTGGGCACGACGGTCCTCATGGCCGAACATCGCCTCGAACGCGTCGTGCAGTACGCCGACCGGGTCGCCCTCCTCCCGGCCCCGGGCGCCCCGCCGGTGCTGGGCGCTCCGGCCGAGGTGATGGCCGTCTCGCCGGTGTACCCGCCGGTGGTCGACCTGGGCCGCCTGGCGGGCTGGTCCCCCCTCCCCCTGACCATCCGGGACGCCCGCCGCCAAGCGGAACCACTCCGAGAAACCCTCGCCCTGAAGGGGCGCGGGGAACTGCGTGATCAACCACAAAGCACCCGCACCCCGCACACGACAGAAGCCCCCGAGCTCCCCCCGGCCCCACGCTCCCCCCTCCTCCGGCGCCTCCTCGGCAAGAGCCGAACCCCCCAACCCCCCTCTCCGCACCCCTCACCGCCCCCCTCCCCGGCGACGGTCACGGCCCTCTCCGTCCACCACGGCCGCGTCCACGCCCTCACCCACGTCTCCCTCACCGTCACCCCGGGCGAGACGCTCGCCCTCATGGGCCGCAACGGCGCCGGCAAGTCCACGCTGCTGTCCGCCCTGGTCGGGCTGGTGGAACCGGCGGCCGGTTCGGTGCGGGTGGGCGGCCTGGTCCCCCACCGGACGGCGCCCGCGGACCTCGTACGCCGTGTGGGCCTCGTACCGCAGGAGCCCCGCGACCTGCTCTACACGGACACGGTCGCGGCGGAGTGCGCGGCGGCGGACCGGGACGCGGGGGCCGCACCGGGCACCTGTCGGGCCCTGGCCTCCGAGCTGCTGCCCGGGATCGGGGACGACACGCACCCGCGCGACCTGTCGGAGGGGCAGCGGCTGGCCCTCGCGCTCGCGGTGGTCCTCACGGCCCGCCCGCCGCTGCTCCTGCTCGACGAGCCGACCCGGGGCCTCGACTACGCGGCCAAGGCCCGCCTGGTCACGCACCTGCGCGCCCTCGCGGCCGACGGTCACGCCATCGTCCTGGCCACGCACGACGTGGAACTGGCCGCCGAGCTGGCGCACCGCGTGCTGATCCTCGCCGACGGGGAGGTCGTGGCCGACGGGCCGACCGCCGAGGTGGTCGTCGGCTCCCCGTCCTTCGCCCCGCAGGTCACGAAGATCCTCGCCCCGCAGCCCTGGCTCACCACGACCGAGGTACGCCGCGCCCTGCGAACCACGACCCCGGCACCCGAGCCGGAGCGACCCGCCGCGCCCACCCGGGAGGAGCACCCGTGA
- a CDS encoding prenyltransferase/squalene oxidase repeat-containing protein, with protein MNVRRSAAVVAVLTVTAGLGTGLGLGLGLAPVALADGTASEASTAPSASPSQAIPTGLYGSNDPTYDGVWRQSLTLLALDAVGEKPGAGAVEWLVGQQCASGAFPAYRADATAECDSATAVDTNSTAAAIQALAAVGGRDAEAGRAVRWLKDEQNEDGGWGYTAGGPSDANSTSVVIGALAAVGDAPGKQKKDGNSPYDALGSLALPCDGDRAAKDGGAFAFQPDKKGGLAANADATAAAVLGSLGKGFVVGAGSGEGKGGASFDACASGDAPEDLAHNGAVHLAGALTADGYLTSSLAGAEDQPDHGNTADAVVALAAAGDVDATEKPLTWLEKNHGVWAAKAGPAAYAQLVFAAHASGGDPRDFGGADLVAQLQETGPAGEVDDYSSVPVDDTAAGDEADRSGDGLAAGVWWVIGLGLVVVTAVVGLGLVRGARKRPQA; from the coding sequence ATGAATGTCCGCCGCAGCGCCGCGGTCGTCGCCGTACTGACCGTCACAGCCGGACTCGGCACGGGACTCGGACTCGGACTGGGGCTCGCGCCGGTCGCCCTCGCCGACGGCACGGCCTCCGAGGCGTCCACCGCTCCCTCCGCCTCGCCCTCCCAGGCGATACCCACCGGTCTGTACGGCTCCAACGACCCCACGTACGACGGTGTCTGGCGGCAGTCGCTCACCCTGCTCGCCCTGGACGCCGTGGGGGAGAAGCCCGGCGCCGGGGCCGTGGAGTGGCTGGTCGGGCAGCAGTGTGCGAGCGGGGCGTTCCCGGCGTACCGCGCCGACGCGACCGCCGAGTGCGACAGCGCGACGGCCGTCGACACCAACAGCACGGCGGCCGCGATCCAGGCGCTCGCGGCGGTCGGCGGGCGGGACGCCGAGGCCGGCCGGGCGGTGCGGTGGCTGAAGGACGAGCAGAACGAGGACGGCGGCTGGGGCTACACCGCGGGCGGCCCCAGCGACGCGAACTCGACGTCCGTCGTGATCGGCGCGCTGGCCGCCGTGGGCGACGCCCCGGGGAAGCAGAAGAAGGACGGCAACTCCCCCTACGACGCCCTCGGTTCCCTCGCCCTCCCCTGCGACGGCGACCGTGCTGCGAAGGACGGTGGGGCCTTCGCCTTTCAGCCCGACAAGAAGGGCGGTCTGGCCGCGAACGCCGACGCCACGGCCGCCGCCGTGCTCGGCAGCCTGGGCAAGGGGTTCGTGGTCGGGGCGGGGAGCGGCGAGGGGAAGGGCGGGGCCTCGTTCGACGCCTGCGCCTCGGGTGACGCTCCGGAGGACCTCGCGCACAACGGCGCCGTCCATCTGGCCGGTGCCCTCACCGCCGACGGCTATCTGACGTCCTCCCTCGCGGGCGCGGAGGACCAGCCCGACCACGGCAACACCGCCGACGCGGTCGTCGCGCTCGCCGCCGCCGGGGACGTGGACGCGACCGAGAAGCCGCTCACCTGGCTGGAGAAGAACCACGGCGTGTGGGCGGCCAAGGCCGGGCCCGCCGCGTACGCCCAGCTCGTCTTCGCGGCGCACGCCTCCGGTGGCGACCCGCGTGACTTCGGTGGTGCCGATCTGGTGGCCCAGCTGCAGGAGACCGGTCCGGCCGGGGAGGTGGACGACTACTCCTCGGTGCCGGTCGACGACACGGCCGCCGGGGACGAGGCGGACAGGTCCGGCGACGGTCTCGCGGCGGGCGTGTGGTGGGTGATCGGGCTCGGGCTGGTCGTGGTCACGGCCGTGGTCGGGCTCGGGCTGGTGCGGGGCGCCCGGAAGCGGCCGCAGGCATGA
- a CDS encoding energy-coupling factor transporter transmembrane protein EcfT, whose protein sequence is MRWFTGRTESGPAGGGSRDSAVPQRPGTRSHRLDARSHPPGAGSRRGGVHALAWWGWALGLGTAASRTTNPLLLALLIAVAGYVVATHRTDAPWARSYTAFVKLGLVVLGVRLGFAVVLGSPIPGTHTLLTLPEVPLPAWAQGIRLGGRVTAEGFLFALYDGLRLATLLICVGAANALANPARLLKSLPGALYEAGVAVVVAMTFAPHLVADVQRLRAARRLRGRPDRGVRGLLHVGLPVLEGALERSVALAAAMDARGYGRTAEVPAPVRRTTAALTLGGLLGVCAGTYGVLTAEGGGYGLPVLLAGLAAALAGLRLGGRRSPRTRYRPDAWGARAWLVAGSGVAVAALLIVSAAYDPAALHPVVVPLTSPDLPLLPAAAVLLGLLPAFAVPAPTVAPSEEDTS, encoded by the coding sequence ATGCGGTGGTTCACAGGACGCACGGAGTCGGGGCCGGCCGGGGGCGGGTCCCGCGACTCGGCGGTGCCTCAGCGGCCCGGCACGAGGTCGCACCGGCTCGACGCGAGGTCGCACCCGCCCGGCGCGGGGTCGCGCCGAGGTGGGGTGCACGCTCTTGCCTGGTGGGGGTGGGCGCTCGGGCTCGGGACCGCCGCGTCGCGTACCACCAACCCCCTGCTCCTCGCGCTGCTCATCGCGGTGGCCGGATACGTCGTGGCCACGCACCGGACCGACGCCCCCTGGGCCCGCTCGTACACCGCGTTCGTGAAGCTCGGGCTGGTGGTGCTGGGCGTTCGGCTGGGGTTCGCGGTCGTGCTGGGCTCGCCCATCCCCGGGACGCACACCCTGCTCACGCTCCCCGAAGTGCCGCTCCCCGCCTGGGCACAGGGGATCCGGCTGGGCGGTCGGGTCACGGCGGAGGGGTTCCTGTTCGCGCTGTACGACGGGCTGCGGTTGGCCACCCTGTTGATCTGCGTCGGCGCCGCGAACGCCCTGGCCAACCCGGCCCGCCTCCTCAAGTCCCTCCCCGGCGCCCTGTACGAGGCCGGCGTGGCCGTGGTGGTGGCGATGACGTTCGCGCCGCACCTGGTGGCGGACGTACAGCGGTTGCGGGCCGCGCGGCGGCTGCGGGGCCGGCCCGACCGGGGCGTGCGCGGGCTCCTGCACGTCGGACTCCCGGTGCTGGAGGGCGCGTTGGAGCGCTCGGTCGCGCTCGCCGCCGCGATGGACGCGCGCGGCTACGGCCGTACCGCCGAGGTCCCGGCACCCGTCCGCCGTACGACCGCCGCGCTCACCCTCGGTGGACTGCTCGGCGTGTGCGCGGGAACGTACGGCGTGCTGACCGCCGAGGGCGGGGGCTACGGCCTGCCCGTGCTGCTCGCCGGACTGGCCGCCGCGCTGGCGGGACTGCGGCTGGGCGGCCGTCGCTCTCCGCGCACCCGCTACCGGCCCGACGCGTGGGGTGCGCGGGCGTGGCTGGTGGCCGGGTCCGGGGTGGCCGTCGCCGCGCTGCTGATCGTGTCCGCCGCGTACGACCCCGCCGCCCTGCACCCCGTCGTCGTCCCCCTCACCTCCCCCGACCTGCCCCTGCTGCCCGCCGCCGCGGTCCTGCTGGGCCTGCTGCCCGCGTTCGCCGTACCCGCTCCGACCGTCGCCCCGTCCGAGGAGGACACCTCATGA
- a CDS encoding MBL fold metallo-hydrolase produces MTQVTDHGGGVRSIEVPIPDNPLGHTLVYVVDTDRGPVLVDTGWDDPASWDTLAAGLSACGTSVAEIHGVVITHHHPDHHGLSGAVREASGAWIAMHAADTAIVRRTRGTGPDRWYSYMTDKLTAAGAPEEHLAPLRAPRRPRAALPGFSPALPDREIVPGELLDLPGRRVRAIWTPGHTPGHVCLHLEEAHPAQLPGHGRLFSGDHLLPEISPHIGLYEDPDDDTVTDPLGDYLDSLERVGRLGAAEILPAHQYAFTDTAARVRELLAHHESRLTDLLTLLASPLTAWQLAERMEWNRPWPQIPFTSRNIAVSEAEAHVRRLVKLGRAEMVPGSDPVRYVAV; encoded by the coding sequence ATGACACAGGTGACCGATCACGGCGGAGGCGTACGGTCCATCGAGGTCCCCATCCCGGACAACCCGCTCGGCCACACCCTCGTGTACGTCGTCGACACCGACCGCGGGCCTGTCCTCGTCGACACCGGCTGGGACGACCCGGCGTCCTGGGACACGCTCGCCGCGGGCCTGAGCGCGTGCGGTACGTCGGTCGCGGAGATCCACGGGGTCGTGATCACCCACCACCATCCCGACCACCACGGCCTGTCGGGGGCCGTGCGCGAGGCGTCCGGGGCGTGGATCGCGATGCACGCGGCGGACACGGCGATCGTGCGGCGCACGCGCGGGACCGGGCCGGACCGCTGGTACTCCTACATGACGGACAAGCTCACGGCGGCGGGCGCGCCCGAGGAACACCTCGCGCCGCTACGGGCCCCGCGCCGGCCGCGCGCCGCCCTGCCCGGGTTCTCCCCCGCGCTCCCCGACCGCGAGATCGTGCCCGGTGAACTCCTCGACCTCCCCGGCCGCCGCGTCCGCGCGATCTGGACGCCGGGCCACACGCCGGGGCACGTCTGCCTCCATCTGGAGGAGGCGCACCCGGCCCAACTCCCGGGTCACGGAAGGCTGTTCTCCGGCGACCATCTCCTCCCCGAGATCAGCCCGCACATCGGCCTCTACGAGGACCCGGACGACGACACGGTCACCGACCCGCTGGGCGACTACCTCGACTCACTCGAACGCGTCGGCCGTCTCGGCGCCGCCGAGATCCTTCCCGCCCATCAGTACGCGTTCACCGATACGGCCGCGCGCGTACGGGAGTTGCTGGCCCACCACGAGTCCCGGCTGACCGATCTGCTCACCCTCCTCGCCTCCCCGCTCACCGCCTGGCAGCTCGCCGAACGCATGGAGTGGAACCGTCCCTGGCCCCAGATCCCCTTCACCTCCCGCAACATCGCGGTCTCCGAGGCGGAGGCGCATGTGCGGCGGCTGGTGAAGCTGGGCAGGGCGGAGATGGTGCCGGGGAGTGATCCGGTGCGGTACGTGGCGGTGTGA
- a CDS encoding phosphotransferase produces MRTGRLLGAGRTADVYELHADEGESGPHGHGGLDAETEAGAPEGAADSDGADRHTGRTGRIEPAGRTEPAGRTERAGRVGGGGAWVLRRYRDGWGDAAAEAEVMEYVRGHGYPVPRVHSASRSEMVLRRLSGPTLLEACAAGQVTPAEVGATLAQLLRTLHTVPPRRRPGARVLHLDLHPENVLLTPHGPQVIDWSNAEEGPPGLDWAVSAMILAQVAVDPTDTRAPMAHATLTSLLAHRPDHTMTHHDLTEASHRRASNPTMSPQEIELLAKAEELIRDAPEKAAGL; encoded by the coding sequence ATGCGTACGGGGAGACTGCTGGGCGCGGGCCGCACGGCCGACGTGTACGAACTCCACGCCGACGAGGGGGAGTCAGGACCGCACGGTCACGGCGGCCTCGACGCGGAGACCGAGGCCGGCGCCCCGGAAGGCGCCGCCGACAGTGACGGAGCCGACAGGCACACAGGGCGTACCGGACGTATCGAACCTGCCGGACGTACCGAACCTGCCGGACGTACCGAACGTGCCGGACGGGTCGGCGGAGGTGGCGCCTGGGTGCTGCGCCGCTACCGGGACGGGTGGGGCGACGCTGCCGCCGAGGCCGAGGTCATGGAGTACGTGCGCGGCCATGGCTACCCCGTGCCGCGCGTCCACTCGGCGTCCCGCTCGGAGATGGTGCTGCGACGCCTGTCGGGCCCGACCCTGTTGGAGGCCTGCGCCGCCGGTCAGGTCACCCCGGCGGAGGTCGGTGCCACCCTGGCCCAACTCCTGCGCACCCTCCACACGGTGCCACCCCGCCGCCGCCCCGGCGCCCGGGTCCTCCACCTGGACCTCCACCCGGAGAACGTCCTCCTCACCCCGCACGGCCCGCAGGTCATCGACTGGAGCAACGCCGAGGAGGGGCCGCCCGGCCTCGACTGGGCCGTCTCCGCGATGATCCTCGCCCAGGTCGCCGTCGACCCGACCGACACCCGCGCCCCCATGGCCCACGCCACCCTCACCTCCCTCCTGGCCCACCGCCCCGACCACACCATGACCCACCACGACCTGACCGAAGCGAGCCACCGCCGGGCATCCAACCCGACCATGTCCCCCCAGGAGATCGAACTCCTGGCCAAGGCAGAAGAGTTGATCCGAGACGCCCCTGAGAAGGCCGCAGGCCTTTAG
- a CDS encoding SCO2322 family protein produces the protein MSRLWVGVPRLWVAVPAAFLSGLLLVLGGSTQAHAAAYRYWSFWERDGSAWAYATQGPSTARPTDGAVQGFRFAVSRDSADAIQPRGAADFGSVCGNTAARAGEKRVALVIDFGTAADAPEGETPPAARTACARVPDDATTAEALASVAKPLRYDTNALLCAIGGYPGKGCGEAVDSDAGADVGSGANSGAGSDSDGRADAPSSTAGAAPEDGQGPSVGLFVGAGVVAVLAAAAVWRARRRRG, from the coding sequence GTGTCCCGGCTGTGGGTGGGAGTGCCCCGGCTGTGGGTGGCGGTGCCGGCCGCCTTCCTGAGTGGTCTGCTGCTGGTGCTGGGAGGGTCGACACAGGCCCATGCCGCCGCGTACCGGTACTGGTCGTTCTGGGAGCGGGACGGTTCCGCGTGGGCGTACGCCACGCAGGGGCCGTCGACCGCGCGGCCGACGGACGGGGCGGTGCAGGGCTTCCGGTTCGCCGTGAGCCGGGACTCGGCCGACGCGATCCAGCCGCGTGGCGCCGCCGACTTCGGCTCCGTCTGCGGGAACACGGCCGCGCGGGCCGGGGAGAAGCGGGTCGCGCTGGTCATCGACTTCGGTACGGCGGCGGACGCGCCGGAGGGCGAGACGCCTCCGGCGGCGCGTACGGCCTGTGCGCGGGTGCCGGACGACGCGACCACGGCCGAGGCGCTGGCCTCCGTCGCGAAGCCGCTCCGGTACGACACGAACGCGCTGCTGTGCGCGATCGGGGGCTATCCGGGGAAGGGGTGCGGAGAGGCGGTCGACTCCGATGCCGGGGCCGACGTCGGGTCTGGTGCCAACTCCGGTGCCGGTTCCGACTCCGACGGTCGTGCCGACGCCCCGAGTTCGACGGCCGGGGCCGCCCCCGAGGACGGGCAGGGGCCGTCCGTCGGGCTGTTCGTGGGTGCGGGCGTGGTCGCCGTGCTGGCCGCCGCCGCGGTGTGGCGGGCGCGGCGGCGCCGGGGGTAG
- a CDS encoding tetratricopeptide repeat protein, whose translation MRKSEAKRLIEQAYAAWDAEEWQRAADLYERVLAHFPDEKPSAGWWYDAALGHKFLRNWDKAYELGVQAAARAPRGEGDPAFWNLGIAATIRRDWAVARDAWAGFGLDVPDGEGEIEGRFGHACVRLDTGGEREVVWIERLCPTRGRVVNVPVTGGRRYGEIVLHDGRPNGERVLDGTTFPVFDELLLFEVSDLPTLQVTVAVGESADLEALVALFADHDFGAETADSLTVHCACCSEGTIHKEHTPARTGAQRLTLAAPEEDARRLLDRWAAEKAIGRSWSGLEIMG comes from the coding sequence GTGCGGAAGTCCGAGGCCAAGAGGCTGATCGAGCAGGCGTACGCGGCCTGGGACGCCGAGGAGTGGCAGCGCGCCGCCGACCTCTACGAGCGGGTGCTCGCGCATTTCCCGGACGAGAAGCCGAGCGCGGGGTGGTGGTACGACGCCGCGCTCGGCCACAAGTTCCTGCGCAACTGGGACAAGGCGTACGAGCTGGGTGTCCAGGCCGCCGCCCGGGCGCCGCGCGGCGAGGGCGACCCGGCGTTCTGGAACCTCGGCATCGCGGCCACGATCCGCCGCGACTGGGCCGTGGCGCGCGACGCCTGGGCCGGCTTCGGCCTCGACGTCCCGGACGGCGAGGGCGAGATCGAGGGCCGTTTCGGCCATGCCTGTGTGCGCCTGGACACCGGGGGCGAACGCGAGGTGGTGTGGATCGAGCGGCTGTGCCCGACGCGCGGCCGCGTGGTCAACGTCCCCGTGACCGGCGGCCGCCGCTACGGCGAGATCGTCCTCCACGACGGCCGGCCCAACGGGGAACGCGTCCTCGACGGCACGACCTTCCCCGTCTTCGACGAACTGCTGCTCTTCGAGGTGTCCGACCTGCCCACCCTCCAGGTGACGGTCGCGGTCGGCGAGAGCGCCGACCTGGAGGCCCTCGTCGCCCTCTTCGCCGACCACGACTTCGGCGCGGAGACCGCCGACAGCCTCACCGTGCACTGCGCCTGCTGCAGCGAGGGCACGATCCACAAGGAGCACACCCCGGCCCGCACCGGCGCCCAGCGCCTCACCCTCGCGGCCCCGGAGGAGGACGCCCGACGGCTGCTGGACCGGTGGGCCGCCGAGAAGGCGATCGGGCGGAGCTGGAGCGGGCTGGAGATCATGGGCTGA
- a CDS encoding ferredoxin produces MGDRWHVEVDRALCIGSAQCVHLAPDAFRLDSAMQSHPVEPDTDAHERVLKAAEGCPVEAITITLLDSGEPVFPPEE; encoded by the coding sequence ATGGGCGACCGCTGGCACGTGGAGGTCGACCGCGCCCTCTGCATCGGCTCCGCCCAGTGCGTCCACCTCGCCCCGGACGCCTTCCGCCTCGACTCCGCCATGCAGTCCCATCCCGTCGAACCGGACACCGACGCCCACGAACGCGTCCTGAAGGCGGCCGAGGGCTGCCCGGTGGAGGCGATCACCATCACCCTGCTCGACAGCGGGGAGCCGGTGTTCCCGCCGGAGGAGTAG
- a CDS encoding RNA-guided endonuclease InsQ/TnpB family protein — translation MMQQVKRAFKYRFYPTDEQAAELSRTFGCVRLVYNRALEERTRAWYGEQRRVSYVQSSAALTQWKKTEELAFLAEVSSVPLQQALRHLQTAFGNFFAKRAKYPRYKSRKKSRASAEYTRSAFKWRAGQLTLAKMAEPLDIRWSRPLPQGAEPTTATVSRDAAGRWFVSLLCEDAITPAPATDAVVGLDAGITSLVTLSTGEKVTNPRHERRDRARLARAQRELSRKTKGSANREKSRRRVAKVHARIADRRRDFLHKLSTRLVRENQTVVIEDLTVRNLLKNGKLARAISDASWTELRSMLEYKCAWYGRELVVIDRWFPSSKLCGTCGTVAVRMPLNVREWTCDCGALHDRDVNAAKNILAAGLAVSACGDGVRPQRESSRTGRSSMKQEPQRATAGIPRL, via the coding sequence GTGATGCAGCAGGTCAAGCGGGCATTCAAGTACCGCTTTTACCCCACGGACGAGCAGGCGGCTGAGCTGTCCCGTACGTTCGGCTGCGTCCGTCTCGTGTACAACAGGGCGCTGGAGGAGCGCACACGGGCCTGGTACGGCGAGCAGCGCCGTGTCTCCTACGTGCAGTCGTCGGCCGCGCTGACGCAGTGGAAGAAGACCGAGGAGCTGGCCTTCCTGGCGGAGGTGTCCTCCGTTCCGCTTCAGCAGGCGCTGCGCCATCTTCAGACGGCGTTCGGGAACTTCTTCGCCAAGCGCGCGAAGTACCCGCGCTACAAGAGCCGGAAGAAGTCCCGCGCGTCGGCCGAGTACACCCGCAGCGCTTTCAAGTGGCGCGCCGGGCAGTTGACGCTGGCGAAGATGGCCGAGCCCCTGGACATCCGCTGGTCGCGCCCGCTCCCGCAGGGCGCGGAGCCGACCACGGCGACCGTGTCCCGCGACGCTGCCGGGCGCTGGTTCGTGTCCCTGCTGTGCGAGGACGCCATTACCCCGGCCCCCGCCACCGACGCGGTTGTCGGCCTGGACGCCGGGATCACCTCCCTGGTGACCCTGTCGACCGGGGAGAAGGTCACCAACCCCCGGCACGAGCGCCGGGACCGTGCCCGCCTGGCCCGCGCACAGCGTGAGCTGTCGCGGAAGACGAAGGGCTCGGCGAACCGGGAGAAATCCCGGCGCAGGGTCGCCAAGGTCCACGCGCGGATCGCCGACCGGCGCCGCGACTTCCTGCACAAACTGTCGACTCGACTCGTCCGTGAGAACCAAACGGTCGTGATCGAGGACCTCACCGTCCGCAACCTGCTGAAGAACGGCAAACTCGCGCGCGCCATCTCGGACGCCTCGTGGACGGAACTGCGCTCCATGCTGGAGTACAAGTGCGCCTGGTACGGGCGCGAACTCGTCGTGATCGACCGCTGGTTCCCCAGCAGCAAGCTGTGCGGGACCTGCGGCACGGTCGCGGTGAGGATGCCGCTGAACGTCCGCGAGTGGACGTGCGACTGCGGCGCCCTGCATGACCGCGACGTGAACGCGGCGAAGAACATTCTCGCGGCCGGGCTGGCCGTGTCTGCCTGCGGAGACGGTGTAAGACCTCAACGGGAGTCCTCCCGGACGGGGCGGTCGTCGATGAAACAGGAACCCCAGCGGGCGACCGCCGGAATCCCCCGCCTTTAG